One segment of Micromonospora parathelypteridis DNA contains the following:
- a CDS encoding HTTM domain-containing protein translates to MSRWLTEAVPRGRVAAFRTLIYLFVAADLVIFTPWVRTRVSVPGDLYQPLLIGRLLPLPTPTSALVAVIFWSLLVLALLAATGRAPRLLGWAVCALYLEWMIIAMSYGKVDHDRFGLLVALAVLPTAGRARHGDTTRTEAGGWALRVTQIAVICTYFLAAWAKLRFGGLDWLTGSVLARAIIRRGTELADLIAHVPYLLIVAQFGIVAFELLSPVVFLLPARWRLAMVGFFYSFHAVTIATITISFAPHLAAMTSFLPLERVRPLVWARRLAGRPAPDTSGSTIQDTAGAGAAPEPVGAGAAPEPLGDQAPALGRPVGP, encoded by the coding sequence ATGAGCCGCTGGCTGACCGAGGCCGTGCCCCGGGGCCGAGTGGCCGCGTTCCGGACCCTGATCTACCTCTTCGTCGCCGCCGACCTGGTGATCTTCACCCCCTGGGTACGCACCCGGGTCAGCGTGCCCGGCGACCTGTACCAACCACTGTTGATCGGCCGCCTGCTCCCACTGCCGACGCCGACCTCGGCGCTGGTGGCGGTGATCTTCTGGTCGCTGCTGGTGCTCGCGCTCCTCGCCGCGACCGGACGGGCGCCCCGACTGCTCGGCTGGGCGGTCTGCGCGCTGTACCTGGAGTGGATGATCATCGCGATGAGCTACGGGAAGGTCGACCACGACCGATTCGGGCTGCTCGTCGCACTGGCCGTCCTGCCCACCGCCGGTCGAGCCCGCCACGGCGACACCACCCGCACCGAAGCCGGCGGCTGGGCCCTGCGCGTCACCCAGATCGCGGTGATCTGCACGTACTTCCTGGCCGCCTGGGCCAAGCTGCGGTTCGGCGGCCTGGACTGGCTGACCGGCTCGGTCCTGGCCCGCGCGATCATCCGGCGCGGCACCGAGCTGGCGGACCTGATCGCCCACGTGCCGTACCTGCTGATCGTCGCCCAGTTCGGCATCGTGGCCTTCGAGCTGCTCAGCCCCGTGGTCTTCCTACTGCCCGCCCGCTGGCGGCTCGCCATGGTCGGCTTCTTCTACTCGTTCCACGCGGTCACCATCGCGACCATCACGATCTCGTTCGCGCCGCACCTGGCCGCGATGACCAGCTTCCTGCCGCTGGAGCGGGTCCGCCCGCTGGTGTGGGCCCGACGGCTCGCCGGCCGTCCCGCGCCCGACACCTCGGGCAGCACGATCCAGGACACGGCGGGAGCCGGGGCGGCACCAGAGCCGGTCGGGGCCGGTGCGGCACCGGAGCCGCTCGGCGATCAGGCCCCGGCGCTCGGACGACCGGTCGGGCCGTAG
- the trxA gene encoding thioredoxin yields the protein MATVELTSTNFDEVTGNDGIVLVDFWADWCGPCKRFAPVYERSSEKHQNIVFGKVDTEAQQELGAKFDIRSIPTIMAIRDGVIVFAQPGALPESALENLIEQVEALDMDDVRKQLAEHNH from the coding sequence ATGGCAACCGTTGAGCTGACCTCGACGAACTTCGACGAGGTGACCGGCAACGACGGCATCGTCCTGGTCGACTTCTGGGCCGACTGGTGTGGTCCGTGCAAGCGGTTCGCCCCGGTCTACGAGCGCTCCTCGGAGAAGCACCAGAACATCGTCTTCGGCAAGGTCGACACCGAGGCCCAGCAGGAGCTGGGCGCCAAGTTCGACATCCGGTCGATCCCGACGATCATGGCGATCCGCGACGGCGTCATCGTCTTCGCCCAGCCGGGCGCCCTTCCCGAGTCCGCGCTGGAGAACCTGATCGAGCAGGTCGAGGCGCTGGACATGGACGACGTCCGCAAGCAGCTGGCCGAGCACAACCACTGA
- a CDS encoding MaoC family dehydratase, translating to MQFGRYYEEFEVGAVYRHWPGKTVTEYDDHLFCLLTMNHHPLHMDAHYAATASQFKRNVVVGNYIYSLLLGMSVPDVSGKAIANLEVESLRHVAPTFHGDTIYGETTVLDKRESGSKPDRGVVSVETRGYNQDGTMVCVFRRKVMVPKREYAASAVPDGVDPERPSFPEPR from the coding sequence ATGCAGTTCGGCCGCTACTACGAGGAGTTCGAGGTCGGCGCGGTCTACCGGCACTGGCCGGGCAAGACCGTCACCGAGTACGACGACCACCTCTTCTGCCTGCTCACCATGAACCACCACCCGCTGCACATGGACGCGCACTACGCCGCGACCGCCAGTCAGTTCAAGCGCAACGTCGTGGTCGGCAACTACATCTACTCCCTGCTGCTCGGCATGTCGGTGCCCGACGTGAGTGGGAAGGCGATCGCCAACCTGGAGGTCGAGTCGCTGCGGCACGTCGCGCCAACCTTCCACGGCGACACCATCTACGGCGAGACCACCGTGCTGGACAAGCGTGAGTCCGGCTCGAAGCCGGACCGGGGCGTGGTGTCGGTGGAGACCCGCGGCTACAACCAGGACGGCACGATGGTCTGCGTCTTCCGGCGCAAGGTCATGGTCCCCAAGCGGGAGTACGCGGCCAGCGCCGTACCGGACGGGGTGGATCCGGAGCGGCCCAGCTTTCCCGAGCCGCGCTGA
- a CDS encoding TrmH family RNA methyltransferase, translated as MTDDQLEVGVGPWPGDPPDDPRYDPQLLAEGDRRNVVDRYRYWRHEAIVADLDRHRHGFHVAIENWQHDFNIGTVVRNANAFNAAEVHIVGRRRWNRRGAMVTDRYQHVRHHETIEEFVAWAAEQRLPVFGIDNLPGSRPLETGALPRDCVLLFGQEGPGLSAPARAACDQLYSIAQYGSTRSINAGVASGIAMHAWIRTHAGAPPD; from the coding sequence GTGACCGACGACCAGCTTGAGGTGGGCGTGGGCCCCTGGCCGGGGGACCCACCGGACGACCCTCGTTACGACCCGCAGTTGCTGGCAGAGGGGGACCGGCGCAACGTCGTCGACCGCTACCGCTACTGGCGGCACGAGGCGATCGTCGCCGACCTGGACCGGCACCGGCACGGCTTCCACGTCGCGATCGAGAACTGGCAGCACGACTTCAACATCGGCACGGTGGTCCGCAACGCCAACGCGTTCAACGCCGCCGAGGTGCACATCGTCGGACGACGCCGGTGGAACCGGCGCGGCGCCATGGTGACCGATCGCTACCAGCACGTGCGGCACCACGAGACGATCGAGGAGTTCGTCGCCTGGGCGGCGGAGCAGCGGCTGCCGGTGTTCGGCATCGACAACCTGCCCGGGTCGCGTCCGCTGGAGACCGGCGCTCTGCCCCGGGACTGCGTGCTGCTGTTCGGCCAGGAGGGGCCTGGACTCTCCGCGCCGGCCCGCGCCGCGTGCGACCAGCTCTACTCCATCGCGCAGTACGGCTCCACGAGGTCGATCAACGCGGGCGTGGCCAGCGGCATCGCGATGCACGCCTGGATTCGTACCCACGCCGGCGCGCCGCCGGACTGA
- a CDS encoding DUF6758 family protein, protein MSCPRCGGPVRAPDLMHTDSRCLRCGPVPPLHVPEHIGAEIVASVVERITATGDPPVTPLWCPWPLPPGWTLTGVAYAGDERTGVRATAVACAGPAPLGGGPADLVFVAEEPGVGLGTRLAGLAGPDPGPELADALTDPGPGHPDHVGQARIRVAGRPTPLWLVNSPTDRSAYAGEARGMWLHAIAWPASAGHLLAEEVVLHDLTEWTPPELVYGAPSPYLSGRA, encoded by the coding sequence GTGAGTTGTCCGAGATGCGGGGGCCCGGTACGGGCGCCGGATCTGATGCACACCGACTCGAGGTGTCTGCGCTGTGGCCCGGTGCCGCCCCTGCACGTACCGGAGCACATCGGAGCGGAAATCGTGGCGAGCGTGGTGGAGCGGATCACCGCGACCGGGGATCCGCCGGTGACCCCGTTGTGGTGCCCGTGGCCGCTGCCGCCCGGCTGGACCCTCACCGGCGTGGCGTACGCCGGGGACGAGCGGACCGGTGTGCGGGCGACCGCGGTGGCCTGCGCGGGCCCGGCGCCCCTGGGTGGCGGTCCGGCCGATCTGGTCTTCGTGGCCGAGGAGCCGGGCGTCGGTCTGGGCACCCGGCTCGCCGGGCTGGCCGGCCCGGATCCGGGGCCGGAGTTGGCCGATGCGCTGACCGACCCGGGGCCGGGCCACCCCGACCACGTTGGGCAGGCCAGGATCAGGGTCGCCGGCCGCCCCACTCCACTGTGGTTGGTGAATTCTCCGACGGATCGAAGCGCGTACGCCGGCGAAGCTCGGGGAATGTGGCTCCATGCGATAGCCTGGCCGGCGAGTGCGGGTCACCTGCTCGCGGAAGAAGTCGTGTTACACGACCTGACCGAGTGGACTCCCCCCGAGCTCGTGTACGGCGCACCGTCCCCGTACCTGTCCGGGAGAGCGTGA
- a CDS encoding PH domain-containing protein, with protein MGSPSGPPFDPDDPDRERRERDTEPIPRIGPDDGPGYGAGPGLSDGPSLSDDVGYGDGPGYAGQGRSGRAWIRDPEAGYQQPQISEDELAGLRADATGATPRRVLPLEDEPSSLVARYLFPTERYRGEWKRHWIHLTNPLLIGVAATFVLGYLSGFLAGQAVGALTTIAVLLWFAVMGWVAWKVADWWYDRFILTNKRVMVVNGIVTRKVAMMPLVRVTDMKYEQTPTGRALNYGTFVLESAGQEQALREIKNLPNPNELYLRVVEEMYEPQAVEARLGKEADEAKADDGA; from the coding sequence ATGGGCAGCCCCTCCGGTCCACCCTTCGACCCGGACGACCCCGACCGGGAACGTCGCGAGCGTGACACCGAGCCGATCCCGCGGATCGGGCCTGATGACGGCCCGGGCTACGGGGCCGGTCCCGGCCTGTCCGACGGTCCGTCCCTTTCGGACGACGTCGGCTACGGCGACGGGCCCGGCTACGCCGGCCAGGGGCGTTCGGGGCGGGCCTGGATCCGTGATCCAGAAGCCGGCTACCAGCAGCCGCAGATCTCCGAGGACGAGCTGGCCGGGTTGCGTGCTGACGCGACCGGTGCGACTCCTCGGCGGGTGCTGCCGCTGGAGGACGAGCCCAGCTCGCTGGTCGCCCGCTATCTCTTCCCCACCGAGCGCTACCGGGGCGAGTGGAAGCGGCACTGGATCCACCTCACCAACCCGCTGCTCATCGGCGTCGCGGCGACCTTCGTGCTCGGCTACCTCTCCGGCTTCCTCGCCGGACAGGCCGTGGGCGCGTTGACCACCATCGCCGTGCTGCTCTGGTTCGCGGTGATGGGCTGGGTGGCATGGAAGGTCGCCGACTGGTGGTATGACCGTTTCATCCTGACCAACAAGCGGGTCATGGTGGTCAACGGCATCGTCACCCGCAAGGTGGCGATGATGCCGCTGGTCCGGGTCACCGACATGAAGTACGAGCAGACGCCGACCGGCCGAGCGCTCAACTACGGCACGTTCGTGCTGGAGTCCGCCGGCCAGGAGCAGGCGCTCCGCGAGATCAAGAATCTGCCCAACCCGAACGAGCTCTACCTGCGTGTGGTCGAAGAGATGTACGAGCCGCAGGCGGTCGAGGCGCGGCTCGGCAAGGAGGCCGACGAGGCCAAGGCCGACGACGGGGCGTGA
- a CDS encoding SigE family RNA polymerase sigma factor, with protein MANKDTLEEQFREFVAARSAALLRTAYLLTGDWATAEDLLQTALTKTYLAWKRLGGIEAVEPYARRVMVNTSTSWWRRRWHGERPTEVLPERAGVDEIEQQLDRDLLWRHLRELPHRQRAVLVLRYYEDMSEAQTAAMLDISPGTVKSQASRALATLRRRMGADAPDLATAAGAADRSVAAGAAGQSVGAGAARPGGSGAPAGPAPATGGAATLRPRQAAGRPVPRSGTPRPAAPRPIGPQVVLPTAPAAVPVGTGSGEQQ; from the coding sequence GTGGCGAACAAGGACACGTTGGAGGAGCAGTTCCGCGAGTTCGTCGCGGCCCGCTCCGCCGCGCTCCTACGCACCGCTTATCTGCTCACCGGGGACTGGGCCACGGCCGAGGATCTGCTCCAGACGGCGCTGACCAAGACCTACCTCGCGTGGAAGCGGCTCGGCGGGATCGAGGCCGTCGAGCCGTACGCCCGGCGTGTGATGGTCAACACGTCGACGAGTTGGTGGCGGCGACGCTGGCACGGTGAACGCCCCACCGAGGTGCTGCCCGAGCGGGCCGGTGTCGACGAGATCGAGCAGCAACTTGACCGTGACCTGCTCTGGCGGCACCTCAGGGAGTTGCCGCACCGGCAGCGGGCGGTGTTGGTGCTGCGCTACTACGAGGACATGTCCGAGGCGCAGACCGCCGCGATGCTGGACATTTCACCGGGCACGGTGAAGAGCCAGGCGTCCCGAGCGCTGGCCACGCTGCGCCGGAGGATGGGCGCCGACGCGCCGGACCTGGCCACCGCGGCCGGCGCTGCCGATCGGTCGGTCGCTGCCGGCGCTGCCGGCCAATCGGTCGGAGCCGGCGCTGCCCGACCTGGCGGCTCGGGCGCCCCGGCCGGACCGGCCCCGGCCACCGGTGGTGCCGCGACACTCAGACCACGGCAGGCGGCTGGCCGGCCCGTGCCCCGCTCGGGCACTCCCCGTCCGGCCGCGCCGCGGCCGATCGGCCCGCAGGTCGTGCTGCCCACCGCCCCGGCGGCCGTGCCCGTCGGCACGGGCTCCGGTGAGCAACAGTGA
- a CDS encoding PHP domain-containing protein, which translates to MTSRTGSAPRIDLHTHSTASDGTLSPTELVRAASKAGLDVLAITDHDTTAGWGPAVDALPPGLRLIRGAELSCRWSGTQPAVPLHLLAYLFDPDHPDLVAELARVRAAREERGERIVALLRADGIDVSWPDILAGAGGGTVGRPHIAQALIRVGLVGSTREAFGPDWLGERYRLPKDDIDVFRAIRLVRAAGGVPVFAHPRATRRGRVVPDELIAELAAAGLAGLEADHEDHSPAEREHVRGLAAEWGLFVTGSSDFHGTHKTVQLGDFSTSVEAYERIVAEGVTEVASG; encoded by the coding sequence GTGACCTCGCGTACCGGCTCCGCCCCGCGGATCGACCTGCACACCCACTCGACGGCCAGCGACGGCACGCTGAGCCCCACCGAGTTGGTTCGCGCTGCCTCCAAGGCTGGGTTGGACGTGCTCGCGATCACCGACCACGACACCACCGCCGGCTGGGGGCCGGCCGTGGACGCGCTGCCGCCGGGGCTACGCCTGATCCGGGGCGCCGAATTGTCCTGTCGCTGGTCCGGAACGCAGCCGGCGGTGCCGCTGCACCTGCTGGCGTACCTGTTCGACCCGGACCACCCGGACCTGGTTGCCGAGCTGGCACGGGTGCGGGCCGCCCGCGAAGAACGCGGCGAACGGATCGTCGCGTTGCTGCGCGCCGACGGCATCGACGTGAGCTGGCCGGACATCCTGGCTGGTGCCGGCGGCGGCACCGTGGGCCGCCCGCACATCGCGCAGGCGCTGATCCGGGTCGGCCTGGTCGGCAGCACCCGGGAGGCGTTCGGCCCGGACTGGCTGGGCGAGCGGTACCGGCTGCCCAAGGACGACATCGACGTGTTCCGGGCGATCCGACTGGTCCGGGCGGCCGGCGGCGTGCCGGTCTTCGCCCATCCCCGGGCCACCCGGCGCGGCCGGGTGGTGCCCGACGAGCTGATCGCCGAGCTTGCCGCCGCCGGACTGGCCGGGCTGGAGGCCGACCACGAGGACCACAGCCCGGCTGAGCGGGAGCACGTACGGGGGCTCGCCGCCGAGTGGGGCCTGTTCGTCACCGGCTCCTCGGACTTCCACGGCACCCACAAGACCGTCCAGCTCGGAGATTTCAGCACCAGCGTCGAGGCGTACGAGCGGATCGTCGCCGAAGGGGTGACCGAGGTCGCTTCCGGCTGA
- a CDS encoding MarC family protein: protein MDLKLFGEVFVTLLVITDPPGMVPIFLALTGPLPARDRNRAAWQAVALALGVIVVFAVAGQTLLDYLHVDLPALQAAGGLLLVLVALELLTGKTDGPSPDATSNIALVPLGTPLLAGPGAIVATMLFVQQADGLGDYTAIAVAILAVMLAVWIVLRFSGGIVKILRPGGIEVLTRIAGLLLAAIAVQLIADAVFAFVTQYVNMT, encoded by the coding sequence GTGGATCTGAAGCTGTTCGGCGAGGTTTTCGTGACCCTGCTGGTGATCACTGACCCGCCGGGCATGGTGCCGATCTTCCTGGCGTTGACCGGCCCGCTGCCCGCCCGCGACCGCAATCGCGCGGCCTGGCAGGCCGTCGCGCTGGCGTTGGGCGTGATCGTGGTCTTCGCGGTGGCGGGGCAGACCCTGCTGGACTACCTGCACGTGGACCTGCCGGCGTTGCAGGCGGCCGGTGGGCTGCTGCTCGTCCTCGTCGCCCTGGAGCTGCTCACCGGCAAGACCGACGGCCCGAGCCCGGACGCCACCTCGAACATCGCGCTGGTGCCGCTGGGCACGCCGCTGCTGGCCGGACCGGGCGCCATCGTGGCGACCATGCTCTTCGTTCAGCAGGCCGACGGGTTGGGCGACTACACCGCCATCGCCGTGGCGATCCTCGCCGTGATGCTCGCGGTCTGGATCGTCCTCCGCTTCTCCGGCGGCATCGTGAAGATCCTGCGCCCCGGCGGGATCGAGGTGCTCACCCGGATCGCCGGCCTGCTGCTGGCCGCGATCGCCGTGCAGCTCATCGCCGACGCGGTGTTCGCCTTCGTCACGCAGTACGTGAACATGACCTGA
- a CDS encoding RecB family exonuclease, whose product MSGADGRIAGVRRSSSAGRPAAGGRAPQQRAGDAEQLGFEGMPERLFVCTPSKLGAFADCPRRYRYSYVDRPTPPKGPPWAHNSLGASVHTALKNWYALPADRRRPEALATLLKATWVREGYRDGEQERAAYRRALGWLEAYVETLEPDADPLGVERVVAVKTAVLAFNGRADRIDSRPGPEGPELVIVDYKTGRTGLDTDDARGSQALALYAYAAERVFRRPCRRVELHHLPTGTVAGHDHTVESLARQLTRAEETARDIMAAERAVADGADADEAFPVTPGPRCGWCDFRRHCPTGAQVPGKEPWAAMDRPADG is encoded by the coding sequence ATGTCGGGGGCGGATGGCAGGATCGCAGGCGTGCGACGATCCTCCTCAGCGGGACGGCCGGCGGCCGGTGGCCGGGCCCCCCAACAGCGCGCCGGCGACGCCGAGCAGCTCGGCTTCGAGGGCATGCCGGAGCGCCTGTTCGTTTGCACACCGAGCAAGCTCGGCGCGTTTGCGGACTGCCCACGCCGCTACCGCTACTCCTACGTCGACCGGCCCACCCCGCCAAAGGGCCCGCCGTGGGCGCACAACTCGCTCGGTGCCAGCGTGCACACCGCCCTGAAAAACTGGTACGCGTTGCCCGCCGACCGGCGCCGCCCCGAGGCGTTGGCCACCTTGCTCAAGGCCACCTGGGTCCGCGAGGGTTACCGCGACGGCGAGCAGGAGCGGGCCGCCTACCGGAGAGCGTTGGGCTGGCTGGAGGCGTACGTCGAGACGCTGGAGCCGGACGCCGACCCGCTCGGAGTGGAGCGGGTGGTGGCGGTCAAGACCGCCGTGCTGGCGTTCAACGGCCGAGCCGACCGGATCGATTCCCGGCCCGGGCCGGAAGGGCCGGAGCTGGTCATCGTCGACTACAAGACCGGCCGCACCGGGCTGGACACGGACGACGCCCGAGGTTCGCAGGCGTTGGCGCTCTACGCGTATGCGGCCGAGCGGGTGTTCCGCCGACCGTGCCGTCGGGTGGAGCTGCACCACCTGCCGACCGGCACGGTCGCCGGTCACGACCACACCGTCGAGTCGCTGGCCCGGCAGTTGACCCGCGCGGAGGAGACGGCCCGCGACATCATGGCCGCCGAACGGGCGGTCGCGGACGGCGCCGACGCGGACGAGGCGTTTCCGGTGACACCCGGCCCGCGCTGCGGCTGGTGCGACTTCCGGCGGCACTGCCCGACCGGCGCGCAGGTGCCGGGCAAGGAGCCGTGGGCGGCCATGGACCGGCCAGCCGACGGTTGA
- a CDS encoding oxygenase MpaB family protein, which translates to MDSDDLGLFGPGSVTWKVHEEPILIVAGLRSLYLQALHPLAMAGVAQNSNYRTDAWGRLVRTATYVATTVYGTTAEAEAAGSRLRRLHARLRATDPATGVEFRIDDPDLLRWVHVTEVESFLSTARRAGLPLTDDEVDGYYTEQRRSAALVGLDPSTVPGSAAEVAEYYRDVRPQLRMTREAAETAFFLTAPPLPWKLSLPVRLGLTLGPPRWAYLGIAGTALALLPAWARRMYGGLGLPSTALSADLTVRALRLAFAAVPRRYLEGPLMQAAKERAARRTAAPLAG; encoded by the coding sequence GTGGACTCCGATGACCTCGGCCTCTTCGGTCCGGGTTCGGTCACGTGGAAGGTGCACGAGGAGCCGATCCTGATCGTCGCGGGCCTGCGCTCGCTCTACCTCCAGGCGTTGCACCCCCTGGCGATGGCCGGGGTCGCGCAGAACAGCAACTACCGCACCGACGCCTGGGGTCGCCTGGTCCGCACCGCCACCTACGTCGCGACCACCGTCTACGGGACCACCGCCGAGGCGGAGGCCGCCGGGTCCCGGCTGCGCCGGTTGCACGCCCGACTGCGGGCCACCGATCCCGCGACCGGCGTCGAGTTCCGGATCGACGATCCGGACCTGCTGCGGTGGGTGCACGTCACCGAGGTCGAGTCGTTCCTCAGCACGGCTCGCCGTGCTGGGCTGCCGCTCACCGACGACGAGGTGGACGGCTACTACACCGAGCAGCGGCGTTCCGCCGCTCTGGTCGGCCTGGACCCGTCCACCGTCCCGGGCAGCGCGGCCGAGGTCGCGGAGTACTACCGCGACGTACGACCACAGTTGCGGATGACCCGGGAGGCCGCCGAGACGGCGTTCTTCCTCACTGCCCCGCCGCTGCCGTGGAAGCTCAGCCTGCCGGTCCGGTTGGGGCTCACGCTCGGCCCGCCGCGCTGGGCTTACCTGGGGATCGCCGGCACCGCGCTCGCACTGCTGCCGGCCTGGGCGCGCCGCATGTACGGCGGGCTCGGCCTACCCAGCACCGCCCTGTCGGCGGATCTGACCGTGCGCGCACTGCGGCTCGCGTTCGCTGCCGTCCCCCGTCGCTACCTGGAGGGGCCGCTGATGCAGGCTGCCAAGGAACGGGCCGCCCGCCGCACCGCTGCCCCGCTGGCCGGCTGA
- a CDS encoding Fur family transcriptional regulator produces the protein MSAAEELLRSKGLRVTRPRLAVLDVLAGGGHLEVDEITRRVRERLDSVSTQAVYDVLGALSRAGLSRRIEPAGGPARYEARVGDNHHHVVCRGCGEIADIDCAVGNAPCLEPNVAHGFEVDEAEVTFWGLCPGCRARRLADV, from the coding sequence ATGTCCGCTGCCGAGGAGCTGCTGCGATCGAAGGGCCTGCGTGTCACGCGGCCACGCCTCGCGGTGCTCGACGTGCTGGCCGGCGGCGGCCACCTGGAGGTCGACGAGATCACCCGGCGGGTCCGCGAACGCCTCGACTCGGTCTCCACCCAGGCGGTCTACGACGTGCTCGGTGCGCTGTCCCGGGCCGGGCTGTCCCGCCGGATCGAGCCGGCCGGCGGTCCCGCCCGCTACGAGGCGCGCGTGGGCGACAACCACCACCACGTGGTCTGCCGGGGCTGCGGCGAGATCGCCGACATCGACTGCGCGGTGGGCAACGCGCCGTGCCTTGAGCCGAACGTCGCGCACGGGTTCGAGGTGGACGAGGCGGAAGTGACCTTCTGGGGCCTCTGCCCAGGCTGCCGGGCCCGCCGCCTCGCCGACGTCTGA
- a CDS encoding DUF2231 domain-containing protein: MFEEILGLPVHVLVVHAVVVFVPLLAVLAIAYVGLPRWRHRLDWALGLLAVAAPVTAFVAVKSGEAFTDALVARGFQGQILDQIFEHSRYGDILFRIVVPLGIVAILLLVITSGHPRVPRLPALVTPVLAVAAVALSIAALVYVYLTGHTGAEAVWGTTL; the protein is encoded by the coding sequence ATGTTCGAGGAGATCCTGGGTCTACCGGTACACGTCCTGGTGGTCCACGCGGTTGTCGTGTTCGTGCCGCTGTTGGCGGTGCTGGCCATCGCGTACGTGGGGCTGCCGCGGTGGCGGCACCGGCTGGACTGGGCCCTGGGCCTCCTCGCCGTGGCCGCGCCGGTGACCGCCTTCGTGGCCGTCAAGTCGGGTGAGGCGTTCACCGACGCGCTGGTCGCCCGGGGCTTCCAGGGGCAGATCCTCGACCAGATCTTCGAGCACTCCCGCTACGGCGACATCCTGTTCCGCATCGTGGTGCCGCTCGGGATCGTGGCCATCCTGCTGTTGGTGATCACCAGTGGTCACCCCCGGGTGCCGCGGCTGCCGGCGCTGGTCACTCCCGTGCTGGCGGTGGCGGCCGTGGCGCTGTCCATCGCCGCCCTGGTCTACGTCTACTTGACCGGCCACACCGGCGCCGAGGCCGTCTGGGGCACCACGCTCTGA
- a CDS encoding flagellar biosynthesis protein FlgA, producing the protein MGDPDSARALRPLRRLTLPGGRTLLRAGLVATLLGLAAAVLHTPTACPPSTAPSDAPAGAGGTTRRVDGAGPSPTGDTTAGTGTTADSGARDPLPLPSGAVGLPVRLAEPATLAVVRPGARVDLLSAAPDGAGTEATLLAPAALVLDVLGAGATDGSSALYLALRPDQAQRAVGLPEGTRFAIVVRG; encoded by the coding sequence ATGGGCGATCCAGACTCGGCGCGGGCGTTGCGTCCGTTGCGCCGACTCACCCTGCCCGGCGGGCGCACCCTGCTCCGGGCCGGCTTGGTCGCCACGCTGCTCGGCCTGGCCGCTGCCGTTCTGCACACTCCGACCGCCTGCCCGCCGAGCACCGCTCCCTCCGACGCGCCGGCCGGAGCGGGCGGCACGACCAGGCGGGTCGACGGAGCCGGGCCCTCGCCAACCGGCGACACGACCGCCGGAACTGGCACGACCGCCGACAGCGGCGCGAGGGATCCGCTGCCGTTGCCGAGCGGCGCTGTCGGGTTGCCGGTCCGGCTCGCCGAGCCGGCCACGCTGGCGGTGGTCCGCCCCGGCGCCCGGGTCGACCTGCTCTCGGCCGCGCCGGACGGGGCGGGCACCGAGGCGACGTTGCTCGCTCCCGCGGCGCTGGTGTTGGACGTGCTGGGCGCCGGCGCGACCGACGGGTCCTCGGCGCTCTATCTGGCGCTCCGCCCCGACCAGGCGCAACGCGCCGTCGGGCTTCCGGAAGGCACCCGGTTCGCCATCGTCGTCCGAGGCTGA
- a CDS encoding 5-formyltetrahydrofolate cyclo-ligase, with protein sequence MTRAAKRNARAELLARRRSLSGPARAEAAGRVQAELVALVRRLRPRRMTAYVPVGSEPGGADLPEVLRAALPADAELLLPVLLADLDLDWAAYTGPGALIAAGRGIREPAGARLGVAAVADAELVVVPAVAVDRLGRRLGRGGGSYDRALARVPEATLTVVPLHDGELVEALPAEPHDRLVRAVVTPADGVRTLDAGPGAAHGVAPHTSAGRTRGE encoded by the coding sequence GTGACCCGTGCGGCGAAGCGGAATGCCCGCGCCGAGCTGCTCGCCCGCCGTCGGTCGCTGAGCGGCCCCGCCCGGGCCGAAGCCGCCGGGCGCGTGCAGGCCGAGCTGGTCGCGCTGGTACGCCGGCTGCGCCCGCGCCGGATGACGGCGTACGTGCCGGTCGGCTCCGAACCGGGCGGTGCTGACCTGCCGGAGGTGCTGCGGGCGGCATTACCGGCCGACGCCGAGTTGCTGCTGCCGGTGCTCCTCGCCGACCTGGATCTGGACTGGGCGGCGTATACCGGGCCGGGGGCCTTGATCGCCGCGGGTCGGGGTATCCGAGAGCCGGCCGGTGCCCGTCTCGGGGTGGCCGCCGTGGCGGACGCGGAGCTGGTGGTCGTACCGGCTGTCGCGGTCGACCGCCTCGGTCGACGGCTCGGGCGCGGCGGCGGCTCGTACGACCGGGCACTCGCCCGGGTGCCCGAGGCGACACTGACGGTGGTGCCGCTGCACGACGGCGAGCTGGTCGAGGCGCTGCCGGCGGAGCCGCACGACCGTCTTGTCCGCGCGGTCGTCACCCCCGCCGACGGGGTGCGTACGCTTGACGCCGGCCCGGGTGCGGCGCACGGTGTCGCGCCCCACACGTCCGCTGGACGAACCCGGGGCGAATGA